The DNA segment TTCTTCCCGCCGCCCGGGACGACACCCGTGAGCCACCAGACGCCGGAGTCACCGCTCTCGACTACCGTGTACGGCCTCGATACAGCGACCGGGACGGTCCGGTGGACTCGCACATTCACTGACGTCCAGGACGTCGCCGTGGGCGATGGAATCTACGTCGCCGACACCGACCGACTCGTGGGGCTCACGGTCGATGGGAAAACGCAGTTCACGTACGACCAAGGGCCAGGCAGCTTGGTCGGGGCGACCACCGACCGTGTCTTCTACGTGACCGGCCAGGGAGTTAGTGCAACAGTTCACGGCGTCTCCCCGGACGGCAGTCGGGACTGGCGGCGAAATCTCCCGGTCGACGAAATCCTGGTCGATGGTGACCGGTTGTACACCGGCGGTGACACGGTTGCTGCAATTGACGCAGATGGAACTGTCGTTTGGACCGACAACGAGTACGGCCACTGGCTTCTCCTCGACCCGGACCGCGATACACTCTATACGCGGTCGCAGATAGCCGCCGACGCAGCGACGGCTTACGATGTTAGTGGAAGTAAGCGCTGGACGTTCGACCCACCATCGAAGGATGCGTGGCCGGAGACTGCAACCCGTGATGCAGTCATGGTCACCGCAATCACCGGGGATCACGCTGATGAGCCGTTCTATACGCTGTATGCCGTGAACGCCAATGGGAAAGCGACTGCCGCGCTCGGCAAGGACACGGTATTCGACGCGACCGGACTCGACGGAACGATCTATATTGGCGATGGAGAGTCGAATCTCGTCGCGCTCAACCCGTAGGTGACGGTTATCCGGATCGGCAGTCCAGGAAAGGCTTCGCGAAGTACGAGTCCCTCAGAGTCGTGGTGCGATTTCGGTGTTCTCTTAGGCGCTTGCTCGTTTAGTTCTCGTATGGGGGCCGGCATCCACGTCGAAGTTGAGTTGACCGGAGTTGATTCCTGTCCTGTGGTTTCGATGAGCGAGGATTCGGAGGTGACGTCGGTCTTCACCGACCGACGACCGGGACCGAACGGGAGTCAGGTAGTCGGGGAGCTCACGGTGAGCGCAGACGATGAACGGTCTTCACCCGAATGTGTCTCGGAGGTATTCTCCGATGCCACGGAGTCGGTCTACCGGTTCTCGAACGAGCACGGCGGCTGTCCGTGTGACCGCCTACCCGACCACGGTTGTCCAGTCCGCGACATCCACGCTGCGTCGGGGGCACTCGTCGTGTCGTTCATCGTTGGCGATGTCGAGGCATTGAAACCGATTATCACTGACCTTCGGTCGCGCTATTCTTCCGTCCACGTTCGTCGATTGACGCAGTCAAATGCCGATGGCCGAGAGGCGCTCCTGTTCGTCGATCGAAGTGCATTCACCGACAGGCAATTCGAAGTACTACAAACCGCCCACGAAATGGGATACTTCGCCCAGCCGAAGCGGGCCGACTCGGCCGACGTTGCAGCGGAACTTGATATCTCCGCCGCGACGTTCAGTGAACATCTCGCGGCGACGCAGGAGAAGCTACTCGAACAAGTATTCGAGCAATAGTAATGGTATTAACGTAACGGTCTTGCATATTGCTTAAATAAACCCAGGTATATTAGGAATAGGGCGTATCCCAGCTCCGCGCCGAAGACGAAGTGGAGACAATGCCCCAAACAATCTACCAGGAAATCGGCGGCCAAGAGGCGGTCGAAGCCGTCGTTGACGACTTCTACGACCGCGTCCTTGCCGACGAGCAACTCATCGAGTATTTCGAGGGGATGGATATGGAGGCGCTGCGCGCCCACCAAGTACAATTCATCAGTTCGGTCGCCGGCGGACCGGTCGAATACTCCGGGACCGATATGCGCGAAGCACACGCCCACTTAGATATCACCGAACCGGACTTTGATGCCGTCGCAGAACATCTCGAAGCGGCTCTCCGGAATAACGGCGTCGGCGACGACAATGTCGAGGCAATCATGGCGGAGGTTGCCGCGTTGAAGGCACCGATCCTCAATCGATAGGATTCGAGAGCGGTCGAATCCTGTATTTTGACCCGTTTTCCATTTAGTGTCTACCTCGGGTGTGTTCAGTAACTGTACGCTTCGACCTGCGCTCCTGTATCGTCGAAGACGAAGACGGTATCACCCGAGTTGTTCCAGATCGCAGAGCCACTGCCCCAGTAGAGGTCGCTCGACGAATCCGTCCCACTCCCAGTATGGAGCATCACTGTTGCGCCGGCATCGAGGCTAAACCCACTTGGGAACGCGTACGTATGAGCGGTTTCGTCCTCGACCGTATACCCACTCAGGTCGAGCGACCCGCTCCCTGTACTCTCGAAGACCACATACTCGTCGTTGAGATTGTCCGTGTCGCTTCCGGAAGCGTCCGCGTGGACGCTCTGGACGGAGATGTCGCCCGTTCCTGAGGAATCGGGATACGAGTGCTGGACGACGAGCGCGCCCGTATCGTCGTAGACGGAGCAGGTGTCGCTGTCGTTGTTCCACACCGACGAGCCTCGTCCCCAGTAGAGGTCGCTCGACGAATCGGTGCCACTGCCCGTATGGAGCGTCACCTGCGCGCCGGGCGTGAGCGTGAAGCCGCTTAGGAACGCGTAGGTGTGACCAGCACTGTCCTCGACGGTCCAGCTAGTCAGGTCGAGATTACCACTGCCCGTGTTCTCGAAGACCACGTACTCGTCGTTGAGGTTGTCAGAATCACTGCCCGACGCATCTTCGTGAATCTCGGCAATCGAAATCGACCCCGTTCCGCCGACGGAGGGGTAGGCCGAGAAGATCGGATACGAGGTGTCGAACGCGGTCGTCGTCGGGAGCGTCGAATCGGCGTTGACGTTGTTCGTCGAGTCGGTCACCTTGTCGTCGTTCAACCGGAGTTCGGAACCCAAGCCACTCGCGACGTCGTTCAGGTTCGTCACCGCAGAGTCGGGTGCACCGCTCGCGCCCATTAGGATGACCGCACCGCCGTCGTCGACGTGGCCCTGCAGTGCACTCAGCTCCGAACTCGTGAACGCCTCGGCGGGCGAGGTGACGATGAGCGCCTGGCCACGCGAGAGGTTGTCGGTGGTGAGGTTGTTCACTTGCTCGAATTCGATGTCGAAGCCTTCGAGGTGGCGCTGGTAGTAGGCTGCATCCTCACTGCCGAGCGCCCAGTCTTCGGTGAACTGTCCGTGGCCACCGTCGATCAGGACCTGGCCGTCGAGCGAGGAGAGGTAGTCGATGAGGTTCGTCAGCACGACGAAGTTCTCGTACGTGCTCGTATCCACCGCGAAGCCTTCTTCCTGTTCGCACGATTCATCGATGAGCAGTCCACCGACGATGGCGACGCCCGCCGTTTCGTCCACCCCGACGAGCGGGAGTTCGTCCGACCCGTAGTCGTACCCACCAGTTGTCGACTGGGTAGCCGAGGACTCCGCATAGATTGCGGCCTGCTTGTCAGGGAGCGCACCGGACGCTGTCTTCACAGTCGTTGCTTTGGGGAAGAACAGATTGTCGGCGTCTCGGTTACGGTACTCGGTGGAGTTTGCTGGGTCGCTCTCCGTCCAGACGTGCAGGGAGTCGGCCTGGGCAGTCACCTCGGCATCGTAGAACGATTCGTGGTTCAGGAACGACGAGCTGTAGAGGCGGGCGTATCCTTGCGCGACCATATCGTAGTTGTAGAACGTATCGCGGGCGCCGTTCCCCGATTTGTCGTAGTGGATGTACCCCAGCAGTCGGTCGTAGGTGTCGAAGATGCCCGGTTCACCGTCGTCGAACGAGAGGTCGACGTTGATACCGCTCAACTCCTGGGTAGCGTAGTCCGACGCATTTGCGCCCCAGGTCGCGAGGTAGTCAAGGCTCTCGATGCCTTCCCATTCTTCTTCGCGCTCGTGCTGCTGGTACTGGGCTTTCTCGGGGGTGTCGATTCCGAGAACCCGAACGGTTTCTTCGCGGCCGCTATCGAAGCGCACGTCGACCGTGTCGCCGTCGTTGACGTCGACGACGGCAACGTCGTGAGTGGCGTTCGGGTCAATCTCCATCCCCGGCCGATTCGCGAAGTAGTCGAAGGCGCTATTGTAGCGATCCGTGGTCGGCTTGTAGTACGCCCCACCGTTGTTCGTGTTGTCGGTCACCTGGTCGTCGTTGAAGCGGAACGCGAGCGAGAGGCTAGTAGCGAGGTCATTGAAGTTCGCCGTCTCGTCGTAGTTCGAGTAGTCAGCGCGGTCGTGGAGGAAGAGCACACCGCCGTTGGCCACGAAGTCAGAGAGTGCCTGTTTCTCCGAGGACGTGAACGCCGTCGAGGGTGCGGTAATCCACGCGGCGTCGGCCGTCGAGAGGTCCGAAGCGAGCGTCGAGGTCGCCTGGACTGAATAGCCGTTCTCGCCGGCGTAGTTCGCCATGTTCGAGAAGTCGGTGAGCGGGTGGTACTGGTCGTGGCCTTCGTCGTAGAAGACGGTCCCGGAGCCTCCGAGGTGGGCGTCCCAGACGTTCAGGACGAACTCCTCGTTTCCGCTTCGGAAGTTTGCGTTGTTCGAGACGAGGGTTGCGCCGAAGCCGACGACATCCCCGTCAACGGCGACGAGGGGGATGTCCGTCGACCCGTAGTCGACGGCATCGCCGTTTCCATCGGAGTCTTCGTTCGATGCCGTCGTTTCTGCCCAAACGGCGACGTTCGAATTGGTGGTCAGTTTTCCGTTGTTCGCGTTCAACAGGCTCGCCGACGAGTCGAATTCGAGGTGTTCAAGCGTCCCTGTGGCAGCGCTCGCGAAGTCGATTGTGTCCGTACTGGTTGTGCTCCCGGCGGCAGCAAGTCCAAGTACGCTGATGAATTGACGACGGCGCATAATAGCAACATGTGAAATACCGCAATAAATTCTTGGAATAGTTGTATTAAGACACACAGTGTCAAAATGTGGCCAACGGTGATTCGGCATACCGACGGTAAGCACCATCGTCCCAGATAGTAAAATTGTGATTAGTAAAATCGTGATTTAGATAATCGGCAGTGAATCAACGAGAGTGCACGAAAGCGCGTTGAAGAAGAGTCGGTAATCGCGATTCATGAAATTGGTCGTCGATGCGAACGTCGTTATCTCGGCACTGACTGCAAACTTGAAATCAAGAGAGCTCAGCTGACCGTTCGAGATGACCTGAAGGGTTCTACCCTTCTACTTCACAGAGACACTCATGTCGCTGTGATGAACGACCAATGACGAATGCATGGGTTTCGCTTGCAAGAAGATACATCTTCTCAGCACGGTCGGCTGCAGCAAGCCCATCCTGATAGTACGTCTTTGCACGGTGGTTTCGCCAGAGATCTGCGAGATCCTCAGCTACCGACTCGGCAAAGATTCCAACTGAAGCTGCTTCGCGGTATACCCCGGGATGAGTACCAGGTAAGTCGTCTGGTTGCATCGTTCCACGTTCGAGTAAGCGGAACTCGACCGTCCGTTCGATAGCCACAAACGAAGCTTCGATGACGAGAGTGTAATAACCCGCTTCACGAAGCGAGTGTGCGCCAGCGAGCAGTCTACCTGAATTAAGGAGAGAGTCCCGCCGTTTACGGCGGGCGTGAATCCGATACTCCACGACACAAACCACGTTCGACGCTTACTCTGGGGTATCCTCTCTAACCTTTTTCTCGCCTTCAAGGAGCAGCCCCTTCCATGTCAGTCCACGGTGTTTTTTCAATTCCTTCAACCGCTCGTACTGTTCCTCGTCATCGAACTCGATGCGTACTTCGACCATGTAGTAACACATTAGCCACATACTTATGTGTGTTCGGATGCAACCAGTAGTTGATGAAGCGAGCCAACACGTTCGAGGTGGTTCCTCTGTCCAACGAGGACGAGGAGTTGCTTCGACGCTTGTTGGACGCTTCTGCCGCTCTCTGGAACGAAATCAACTACGAGCGCCGCGAACACTACGCAGACCCAGACAGAGACGTATGGGAAATAAGCGAGTACCGTGGTCGCTACGGCGGTGTTCTCGGTGCTTCGACAGTCCAGCAAATCGAACGCAAAAACTGCGAAGCATGGAAGTCGTTCTTCGCGCTCAAGAAGAAAGGCGAAGCCAACGGAAAACCCGGATTCTGGGGCAACTCAGAAGACGGACGGGAACTCCGAACGTCTATCCGAAACACGTCATACTCTGTCGAGTGGGGCGAATACTCTCGCCTCGAAATTCTCGTCGGCAAAGACCTGAAAGACGAGTACGGGCTTGGATACCGTGAGCGCCTCCGACTCGAAGTTCGGGGCGACCCCAACTGGAAGGAGTACGAGAAACAGGGTCGGTTGGAGTTGTTCTACGACGAGCAAGCACAAACGTTCAGGGCCTTTCAGCCAGTCACAATCAGCGAAGACCATTCTCGGCTGGCACACCCACTGGCTTCCGAAGAAGCCGCTCTGGATATTGGTGCGAACAATCTCGTCGCCTGCACAACCACGACCGGGCAGCAATACCTGTATGAGGGACGCGACTTGTTCGAGCGATTCCGCGAGACAACGCGAGAAATCGCACGCCTTCAATCCCTCTTGGAGGAAGGTCGGTACAGTAGTCACCGCATTCGACGCCTGTACGACCGGCGTACCAAGCGACTTGACCATGCTCAGGACGCACTCGCCCGCGACCTCATCGAACGACTGTATGGCGAGGGCGTATCGACGGTGTACTTCGGAGCGTTAACTGACATACTCGACACATACTGGTCGGTAGAAACGAACGCGAAAACGCATAACTTCTGGGCGTTCCGAGCGTTCGTGAACCGACTGGCGTGTACCGCCGAGGAATACGGTATGTCAGTCGAGGTTCGGTCTGAGGCGTGGACGAGTCAGGAGTGTCCCAACTGTGGTTCAACAGAAGACACGACGCGCCACCGTGACACGCTGACCTGTCCATGCGGTTTCGAGGGACACGCAGACCTCACGGCGTCAGAGACGTTCTTGAGACGGCAGACAACGGTAGCACGGTCGATGGCACGGCCTGTATGCCTCAAGTGGGACGACCACGAATGGTCAGAGTCACCACGCTCAGTTCCCAACGAGGAGCATACAAACCTGCAAGTTGCCTCCGTGGGTCGGTAAGCGATACCCCTAGCGTGAGGAAACCTCGCCGTTCACAGCGAGGAGGATGTCATTCATCTGCGAACACCGCCTTTCGAATCGACTGAAGACGGTCATCGCCATACACCGTGATTCCCTCTTCGAATATCTCCTGAAGTTTCGCTCCCGCTCGTTGCGCACTCTCTTTCGATTCAACGTACGGTTCGAATACAAATCGATCTCCGTCGAACCGCTGGTCACTAAGATCACCGACTACATCTGTAATGAGTCGCCGTGCGCTCGTTCGGTCACCATCAACGACGATGAACAGGTCAATGTCACTTCGTCTGTCGGCAGTACCGCGAGCGACGCTTCCAAAGACGATAATCCCGAGGACAGTATTGACCTCGTCAGCCTCAGCAATGGTTTCACGAACTTGTTCGACGAACGTCCGTATTGGGTCGCGAAACTCTGTTTGTTCGATTCCCAGTATCGGATCGTCTTTTTGCAGGCGGTCTGGGTCGATTGAGACGTAGTTTCGCTGCGGCGTCTCTCGGATTCGAACTGCTCCGATACTGTCGAGTAAGTCAATGGCTCGCCAGACCGTCGAGCGAGCGACGTCTGTTGCATCGACAAGTTCTGGAATCGTGAATTCTGTCTCATGGGCATCGGCTAGCAGACGGAGGATATCGTCGGCGACACCGATACGGAACACGTCGGTATCTCTACTTGGGGGTACGTCGATGCAAATGGCCGTCTGTCGTTTCGCCATCTCGGATACTATCTGATTCTATGCAACGACATATAAAGATGAGTGGTTCTATCCACAACAGGATGTTTTCCAGCCAGACTCAACGAAGACATTGCAGGTGAGTATCATGTGGAGAAAACTACAAACGTTCGTATCACCTCGATAATACGCGCCACCCTCAATTTCCAGCTGGTCTTTACGAGATGTTAACGCGGTGCACTGCGAGGGAGACGTATCGCATCTCCTCCCAACGACAGCGCCGGTGATGCATCGTCTGCGAACACTCCCGCACCACGAGAGTACATACAAATCCAGCCGACGACAGACCAAATCTCCCCGGACGGAGTCGAGAACCATGTTCGTCGCCTGCACAGGTTCGCCCGAGAGTCGGATGACCGTTCATGGCATGGACGTCTTCGCTCGAAGGAACCTCAGACACCGAAGACAATCGAGTGGCTCATCGTTGCGACGTCCGATGAAACGCTCGAGTATTACGTCGGCATACACGGCTCAGAGAACTCGTCTCTCGACTCGCTCGAAGGTGTTCTACGAGGAATCTTCCCGGACAGCTACGAGTTCAGTCGCGAAACAGTCGACCCAGATATCCTCCTCGACAATTCCCTAGGACCTACCGAGACGGCCACCGACAAAGAGGGCAGACCTGAAGGCGAAGCACCGCCAGAATCGTCCGTCGCGAGCATCGAATTCTATAGTCAGGGTGAACGCCGTGAGGACTGGCAGACACGCCTCACTCCCTACAGTGACTTCCAGACCGACGACTCTGATGCGCGACCGCCGCTCACCGCGGTCGTAGAAACGCTGGCCACGACGGACGTCCCCGTCGTCTTCCAAGTGCTTCTCCGTCCGAAACCCGACTGGACGCTCAAGGCGGACTTGCGACGCCGCAAGCTCGAAAAAGGCGAAGAGTCGTTCCTCGGTCGAGTCGTCGAGAGTCTCTTCGTCCCGAACTCACCGACGGAAGAGACGACAGCGCAGACACAGCCGGTCACCCCCGAGAATCAGCGTCGGTTAGACGAACTCGACGAGAAGGAGACGCGCCATTGTTTCTCGGTGAACGTCCGAGCGGTAGCCACCGCTCGTGACCCTGCAGCCGCGAGCAGCGCTGTAGGTTCGCTCTCGACGGCCCTTGAACCAATCGGGCACTCCTGCTATCAACTCGCGGTGGAGACGAACGAGGCGGCTCCTCGTGACGCTGAAAGCAACCGGACAAACGCACTCGGTACACTCGATGCCATTCGTGACCGGGAGTTTCACGAGATGCAGACCGGTTTCTGGACTCGTCTCCCTGGAAGGGGAACAGGCAGTCCCGAGATCATCGCCGCACCGGACGAGGTTCCAAACTTCTGTCTGCTCGGTGGGGCTGGACTCACATCGAACGCGAAGCGAGCCCTCGATCTCACACCAGGCGAGCGGACGGCCGTTCCTCGACCGCCCTCCGAGCACCTCGAACCGTATCTGGTACCTGGACTTACACTTGGCCGCCCGTTGACGCAGGACAACGCGCCAGATACGGAACTGCTGTCACTTCCGCCAGCACTCCAACCGCTCCACGTTGCGTGGTTCGGCAAGACCGGGTCGGGGAAGTCGACGAGCCTCATTCGGGCGATGCTCGACAACCACGTCGCAAACGACGGCCCCTCTATTCTCATCGACCGGAAGGGCGACGGCATGCCCATCGAGTATCTGCGTGCCCACTACGCGACGTACGGCACCCTCGAGAACATCTACTTTTTCGATTGTGCGGAAGTGCTGCCTGCACTCTCGTTCTTCGATATTCGACCACAGCTTGCGGTCGGCGTCGACCGCGCCACGGCAGTCCAGGACGTGGTCGACCACTATATCGAACTCCTAATCGGGATTATGGGCAGAAACCGCTTCGAGCGAGCCGTTCGGTCACCGGACATCATCCGCTACCTCGTCAAGGCGTTGTTCGACCCGGTGCATGGCTCGGATGCGTTCTCTCATCGCGACCTCCAGCGGACGGCGATGCGAATGGCCGACACGCAGGATGCTCCGCCGGTGAGCGACGAGGATCTTGCGGTCCTGCTCGGTGGGGTGGTCACGACCAGCCAACGGTCGTTCGTCGAAGTAATGCAGGGCGTGCTGAACCGTATCGAGAAGGTCCCGCTCGACGACCGCCTCGCCGAACTCTTCAATCACGTCCCGGACGGGGGAGATGAGACGGACTCCCAGTTCGACTTCTTCGATGTCCTCGAGGAGAATGCGGTGGTTCTCATGGACACGAGCGGCCTGCGCACAGAGAGTCGACGGGCGCTTACGCTCGTCGTCCTCTCGAACCTCTGGACGGCGCTTCGAAGACGTAAGCACCTTCACACGAAACGAGGGGCCTCTAGAACGGACTCCGAAACTGGTGAAGAAACGCAGGACCCGTCGCTCGTAAATCTCTACATCGAGGAGGCAGCTGACGTCGCGGCGTCGGGGCTGATGACCGACCTTCTTGCCCAGTCGCGTGGATTTAGCTTGTCGGTGACGTTGGCGATGCAGTTTCCGGCGCAAGTCCGGAACGCGGATACCGAGGCCTACGCGGAGATTCTGAACAACATCTCGACGATCGTCACGGGGAACGTCGCGGTCGACGCAGATTTGGAACGCCGGCTCGCGACCGAGGGGATGCCCCCGAGCGAGGTCGGCAATCGCTTGCGTGCGCTCAGGCGCGGCCAGTGGTTCGCGACGCTTCCGGCGGGATTCAACGACCCTGAACCACGGCCGTTCCTCCTCGAATCTGCGCCGCTTCCTGCTGGGCATCCGGAGGGTGATGCGCCGCTGTCTGAAACCCAGGCGCTCGCGTTCGACGCGCTCGTCGACGTTGTCCGTGACCAGACGCGACTTGAGGCCGGACTCGACATGCTCGGTGACGAACCTCCTACGAATACCGATGTACAGAACGAGGTTTCAGAGTCGAGTTCACCGTCGACGGAGAGAGTCGATTCTGCGCTTCCGTACACCAAGCGTCTCCCAGTGTGTATCCGTTATGACGAGGCAGTTCACGCAATCGTCTGCACTGGGTGTGAGAGCCGCCACGACCCCTCGTTTGCGGGCGTGAAACGAGGAGTTGAGTGTTGTTCGAGCTTGGAGCGTATCGATCGCAAGGACTTCCCAATTTCGAGTACCAATTTGATGCTCTCAGCACGAGAGCGTGAGGAAAGTGAGTACTCTGATCGCCAGCTCGCGTTCCTGCAGGCAGTCCACTCTGCCCATCAGGGTGAGTACGACCCCGAATGGGAGTACGATATCTGCTGGGACGATATGACTCGTCTTCAGGAGTACGTTGGCATCGAGGCCGAGGAAGTGCAAGACCTCCTCGACGATGACTTGCTGACTCTCGACTGCACGCATCCTCACCGCCTGTATACGGTCACAGCTGAGGGACGAAATGAAATTCAGGTCGCCTATCGGGAGGGCCTTGCATATGGCCATGGCGTCGGTGACCTCGGAGAATCGAGTCTCCACCGTGTGATGGTAGAGTTCGGTCGTCGATACGTCGAAGAAGCCTACGCGAACGATGCTGAATCTGATGTGGTGGAGGTCGTTCCGTACTATGAGCTCGATGATGGACACCGATTAGATGTTGCGGGCCTGGATGTTGATGGAACCATCCGGGCAGTACTTGAAGCCGAACGTGTCAACCACGATGTACTCCGGGCTGTGCCGGAGGATTACGATAAGATGGCGGCGTTCGACCCTGAGGATGCAATTTGGGTTGTGAAGAACCGCGATGCCGCCCACGACGTACTGGAGGCGTTGAATGATCCACCGACCGGCGAGATTCGTGTCGAGAAGACGTACAGTCGCTCGTCACCGCCTCGGGCGTTCCGCCTTGATGCCCCAGGTTGTTCGCAGATTCATACGCTTCAGTACCTTCGAGACACGGTGCTCGAATTAGAACCGCCGAACTGAGACTGATTCTCGGTTTTCAACGAGACGAGGTGAAGATATGCTTGAGACGAGCAACGATGCCACGAGAGACGGACGTTACTTCCTGAACCTCGTTTTCGAGCGCCTTGCGTTTCGAACGTTCTGTGTCGCGCTCATCACGAAGGCGCGCGTTCTCTGTTTCGAGTTCCCGAAGCTGACGTTCAAGTGTACTAATCGTCTTGATACGTTCCTGCTCACGTTCGTAGGTAGAGTTTCTGTCTTGCGAAGGACGGACATCGACTGCCGAAGAAGACGATCCCGCCGAATCGACTGTGACAGTGGTGTCTTCTGGCCGCGCCTCGTCGGGTTTCTCACTCGGCGAGTAGTGCTCGTTGGTCACCTGAACCGCTCGATCGATGGTCGTCTCGCCATACGTACTGCCGTCGGCGTAGTGGACGACATCCCACTTCTCACGGAGCAGTCCAGATTGTCGAAACAGCCGATCCATTTGGGTCGTGTCTCCACCGGTCCAGAACGCGAGGAGGCACGCAAGCGCCATGTCTGCTTCAGAGTTGCTGTCGTACCCATGCGTTTCACCGCGCCACAGACGTTCGAATTTCGCGCTGTTTGATGCAGCTCTGGCACGAGAGAGTAGTTCTTCGTCTGAAAGTCGACTCTCCGATGATGAAGCTGACTGTGGTTCGGTGGAGCCGTTAGAATGTCCTGGCTCGTCAGGGGTCGATACTTCGTCTTCATCTTCGTCTGCGACGTGCTCGGCGTACACCCCGGAGAGGGCGTCTGTCCGTTCGATAATCTTCGTGGGTGTCGTCTCAACGTGGCTTGCAGTCACCGTGAAGAATCGAGCAGTCTCATAGAGTTCGATATCACCGCGTCGATTTCGGCCAAGGGGGAGTTCACCCTCGATGAGCACGTGGAACCCCGTTCCTGAAGGACTGACCTCGGTGTAGGAGTTGAGTTTGTGGATGATATCCGACGCCCAGTCCTTCGGCGTTTCTGTCTTGGGATTTCGTGCATCGTCGAGGTCGATTCCGACGAATGGGTCGTGGCCACAGAAGACGAAACCGAGCCCTTCAGCAGCACCGTTGAGTGCATATTCATGTGCCGTCTCGAAACTCCCCCACGTTTCGTCGTCGGTTGTGGATGCATAGCGACCGGTATAGGGATTAACGGGGATTTTCGTCTTCTTCTCGCCGCGAGTCTGTTCTCGCCAGCAAACCCATTGGTCGTATTCGAGAAGTGATTCCGGGATGTCGGAGGCCGTTGGCAGTGTCGTCATCTCTGGGGTTGGGCTTCTCATCATCGGGAGACGTCCGAGTACTGAGTGACGTATTCCACTACTGCAGGCAGAGTATTTCATGCTATTCTGCCCCGAAATGATGTGATACAAGGTAAATTGTTCACCAGCACAATATCGAACATCTACACCC comes from the Halorussus vallis genome and includes:
- a CDS encoding phage NrS-1 polymerase family protein; this encodes MMRSPTPEMTTLPTASDIPESLLEYDQWVCWREQTRGEKKTKIPVNPYTGRYASTTDDETWGSFETAHEYALNGAAEGLGFVFCGHDPFVGIDLDDARNPKTETPKDWASDIIHKLNSYTEVSPSGTGFHVLIEGELPLGRNRRGDIELYETARFFTVTASHVETTPTKIIERTDALSGVYAEHVADEDEDEVSTPDEPGHSNGSTEPQSASSSESRLSDEELLSRARAASNSAKFERLWRGETHGYDSNSEADMALACLLAFWTGGDTTQMDRLFRQSGLLREKWDVVHYADGSTYGETTIDRAVQVTNEHYSPSEKPDEARPEDTTVTVDSAGSSSSAVDVRPSQDRNSTYEREQERIKTISTLERQLRELETENARLRDERDTERSKRKALENEVQEVTSVSRGIVARLKHIFTSSR